A stretch of [Clostridium] innocuum DNA encodes these proteins:
- a CDS encoding CPBP family intramembrane metalloprotease codes for MKTKTNDICMFLLLTFLMPFFFVLCQRYTGLPVLQLLFYGLEAASPSIAALLVLSKNRQLLSFFKKNFKGWKSGTALLFPCVFSLAPMLLARLFAGSSSSGHFLNYDLQFIVIVWAFFAEEIGWRGYLRSYLRERMEKEWHVPVSIGIIWFLWHYHYFYQNGIEVPLLSFFIGCIAESFVYEYLLQWSEGNLLSSMTYHFSWNLCIHLFAINPADNAGNEFPYILMTLFEVSMVLLLLAHDKSRHMHKLPTK; via the coding sequence ATGAAGACGAAAACAAACGACATATGCATGTTTCTCTTACTGACTTTTCTCATGCCCTTCTTTTTTGTATTGTGTCAGCGATATACCGGGCTTCCTGTATTACAGCTTCTGTTTTACGGACTGGAAGCAGCCTCTCCCAGTATCGCCGCTCTTCTCGTTCTATCGAAGAACAGACAGCTCCTGAGTTTTTTTAAGAAGAATTTCAAAGGCTGGAAATCTGGCACCGCACTCCTATTCCCCTGCGTGTTTTCCCTTGCCCCCATGCTGCTCGCAAGGCTGTTCGCAGGTTCTTCTTCATCTGGACATTTTCTGAATTATGATCTGCAGTTTATTGTCATTGTATGGGCATTTTTTGCAGAGGAAATCGGATGGCGTGGATACTTACGATCTTATTTGAGAGAACGTATGGAAAAGGAATGGCATGTCCCTGTCAGTATCGGTATCATCTGGTTTCTCTGGCATTATCATTATTTCTATCAAAATGGCATAGAGGTCCCTCTGCTTTCCTTCTTCATCGGCTGTATCGCAGAAAGCTTTGTATATGAGTATCTGCTTCAGTGGAGTGAGGGAAATCTTTTATCCTCGATGACATATCATTTCTCATGGAATCTCTGCATCCACCTGTTTGCCATCAATCCTGCGGATAATGCAGGAAATGAATTTCCTTATATCCTCATGACACTGTTTGAGGTGAGCATGGTGCTGTTGTTGCTTGCTCACGATAAAAGCAGGCATATGCACAAACTGCCTACGAAATAA
- a CDS encoding helix-turn-helix transcriptional regulator, giving the protein MAIILRLDRVMADRKISLNELADQVGISNVNLSNLKRGKVKAIRFSTLDKICEVLNCQPSDILEYQRTEEQ; this is encoded by the coding sequence ATGGCTATCATATTAAGACTCGACCGTGTCATGGCAGATCGAAAAATTTCATTGAATGAGCTGGCAGATCAGGTAGGAATCTCCAATGTTAATCTTTCGAATTTAAAGCGGGGAAAGGTAAAAGCCATTCGGTTTTCAACCCTCGATAAAATATGTGAGGTACTGAATTGCCAGCCAAGTGATATTCTGGAATATCAGCGAACAGAAGAGCAATAA
- a CDS encoding ZIP family metal transporter: MTITNPYILAAIGTGFTFLMTALGAATIFLIRKEMKKGMQSAFLGFAAGVMIAASVWSLLIPSMEQAKELGIPEWLPAGGGFVLGGLFLLALDKALPHLHPGSDEPEGPKSSLKRTTMLVFAVTLHNIPEGMAVGLSFALSTSAGASTTLAAAVALAIGIGLQNFPEGAAISLPLYKEGCSRAKAFLYGALSGIVEPIAGIATVAIVGGATIAMPWLLSFAAGAMIYVVVEELIPEANLDAHSHAGTYGVMIGFLIMMIMDVALG; this comes from the coding sequence ATGACAATTACAAATCCATATATACTGGCAGCGATTGGAACCGGGTTCACATTTTTGATGACTGCCCTGGGCGCTGCGACAATCTTTTTGATCCGCAAGGAGATGAAGAAGGGAATGCAGTCTGCCTTTCTCGGCTTTGCGGCAGGTGTGATGATTGCGGCTTCTGTCTGGAGTCTTTTGATTCCCAGCATGGAACAGGCAAAGGAACTGGGAATACCGGAATGGCTTCCGGCAGGCGGCGGCTTTGTGTTAGGCGGTCTGTTTCTGCTGGCACTGGATAAGGCGCTGCCGCATCTGCATCCGGGAAGCGATGAACCCGAGGGACCGAAAAGCTCCCTGAAGAGGACGACGATGCTGGTATTTGCCGTTACGCTGCATAACATTCCCGAGGGCATGGCAGTCGGTCTGTCCTTTGCCTTATCCACATCGGCGGGGGCCTCTACAACATTGGCTGCCGCTGTCGCATTGGCAATCGGAATCGGCCTGCAGAATTTTCCGGAGGGTGCCGCCATCTCCTTACCGCTGTACAAGGAGGGCTGCTCGCGTGCGAAAGCATTTCTTTACGGCGCATTGAGCGGTATCGTGGAGCCGATTGCAGGAATCGCTACGGTTGCTATCGTCGGCGGGGCCACCATTGCCATGCCATGGCTGCTGTCCTTTGCGGCAGGGGCAATGATTTATGTGGTGGTGGAGGAGCTGATTCCGGAAGCAAATCTGGATGCGCACTCCCATGCCGGGACCTACGGTGTCATGATCGGGTTTCTGATTATGATGATCATGGATGTTGCCTTGGGATAA
- a CDS encoding NAD-dependent malic enzyme: MDYAKEALRLHAEWKGKLDVNPKMEINTKDDLSLAYTPGVAAPCLEIEKDINKSYELTGRGNLVAVVTDGTAVLGLGDIGPEAGMPVMEGKCVLFKEFGGVNAIPLCIKSKDVDEIVHTIALLSGSFGGINLEDIAAPRCFEIEAKLKELCDIPVFHDDQHGTAIVTAAALLNAVKLTGKNMGDLRIVINGAGSAGIAIARLLLNMKFGDVILCDSKGSVYKGREGMNAGKKEIAELTNKGMLKGSLADAMKGSDIFIGVSAPDVVSEAMVASMNEKSIVLPMANPVPEIMPDKAKHAGAFVVGTGRSDFANQINNVLAFPGIFRGALDVRASDINEEMKVAAAYAIASLVSDEELSVDYIIPSALNKEVGAVIAEAVAQAARESGVARI, encoded by the coding sequence ATGGATTATGCAAAAGAAGCGCTGCGTCTGCATGCAGAGTGGAAAGGAAAGCTGGATGTCAATCCCAAAATGGAAATCAACACCAAGGATGATCTGAGTCTGGCGTATACACCGGGAGTTGCTGCTCCCTGTCTGGAAATCGAAAAGGACATCAACAAAAGCTATGAGCTGACCGGACGTGGAAATCTGGTAGCGGTTGTAACTGACGGGACGGCGGTTCTCGGCTTGGGAGATATCGGACCGGAGGCAGGGATGCCGGTCATGGAGGGGAAATGTGTTCTGTTTAAGGAGTTTGGCGGTGTGAACGCAATCCCTTTATGCATCAAAAGCAAGGATGTGGATGAAATCGTACATACAATTGCCCTTTTATCCGGCAGCTTTGGCGGCATCAATCTGGAAGATATCGCAGCACCGCGCTGTTTTGAAATCGAGGCGAAGCTGAAGGAGCTGTGTGATATTCCGGTATTCCATGATGATCAGCATGGAACTGCCATCGTTACCGCAGCTGCTTTGTTGAATGCAGTGAAGCTGACAGGTAAAAACATGGGGGATTTACGTATCGTCATTAACGGTGCAGGCTCTGCCGGTATCGCGATTGCCAGACTGCTGCTGAATATGAAGTTCGGTGACGTTATTTTGTGTGATTCCAAGGGTAGTGTTTATAAGGGAAGAGAAGGCATGAATGCGGGCAAGAAGGAGATTGCCGAGCTGACGAACAAGGGCATGCTGAAGGGAAGTCTTGCGGATGCCATGAAGGGGAGCGATATCTTTATCGGTGTATCTGCCCCGGATGTGGTGAGTGAGGCTATGGTAGCCAGCATGAATGAGAAATCCATTGTCCTGCCGATGGCAAATCCGGTACCGGAAATCATGCCGGATAAGGCAAAGCATGCCGGAGCCTTCGTCGTGGGAACAGGCCGCAGTGACTTTGCTAATCAGATCAATAACGTTCTGGCATTCCCCGGCATTTTCCGCGGTGCTCTGGATGTTCGTGCAAGCGATATCAATGAGGAAATGAAGGTTGCTGCTGCATATGCAATCGCTTCCTTGGTAAGTGATGAAGAGCTGAGCGTAGATTATATTATCCCAAGCGCTTTGAATAAAGAGGTGGGTGCTGTTATAGCCGAAGCTGTTGCACAGGCGGCAAGGGAAAGCGGTGTAGCGCGCATATAA
- a CDS encoding flavin reductase family protein codes for MELKEIQTSQLHSDAFTMIGKEWMLVSAERDGIVNTMTASWGGMGILWNKKVAFVFLRPQRYTKEFIDQKDCFTLSFYDEEYRKTLSYLGTVSGRDEQKIEKAGLHTAFINDAPYFTEANTVLVCRKLYAQEMREDCFLDAALIEKNYPQKDYHTMYVAEIEHVYQK; via the coding sequence ATGGAGCTTAAAGAGATACAAACAAGTCAGCTGCACAGTGATGCGTTTACGATGATCGGAAAGGAATGGATGCTGGTCAGCGCCGAAAGGGACGGTATTGTGAATACGATGACAGCCTCCTGGGGAGGCATGGGAATTTTATGGAACAAGAAGGTTGCTTTCGTATTTCTGCGTCCGCAGCGCTATACCAAGGAATTTATTGATCAGAAAGACTGCTTTACCCTTTCCTTTTACGATGAGGAATACCGCAAAACACTTTCCTATCTTGGCACGGTCAGTGGCAGAGATGAGCAAAAGATAGAAAAAGCCGGTCTGCATACCGCATTCATAAACGATGCACCTTATTTCACAGAAGCAAACACGGTGCTTGTATGCCGCAAGCTGTATGCGCAGGAAATGCGGGAGGACTGCTTCCTGGATGCCGCCTTGATTGAAAAGAATTATCCGCAGAAGGATTATCATACCATGTATGTCGCAGAAATTGAGCACGTCTATCAAAAATAA
- a CDS encoding class I SAM-dependent rRNA methyltransferase: MNRNYPKITISEEGEKWLDNGQMWMYKNNVVKLAEEIENGALVDIVTTKDRYLGTGFLSRNSHITVRILSKDTADTFDRAFFKERIQFAYAFRKTLESKNITNCRLIFGEADQLPGLTVDRYNDILVSQISSYGLEQRKDMLYEVLLEVLREDGQDVKGIYERNDIRVRAKEGLPLEKGYWKQMKLPTTTIIDENGLKLHVDVENGQKTGYFLDQKANRVLLREMAHGKRVMDCFSHTGGFALNAAYGNASQVVAVDVSQTALDQAYANAKLNHLENRISFVKADVFKYLDTCKEGQFDIIVLDPPAFTKSRRTIDHAYSGYKRINKQAMMLLGRGGYLITCSCSRFMEIENFEKMLRESAQEAGVTLKQVSVTQQNHDHPILWTMEETSYLKFYIFQIV, from the coding sequence ATGAATAGAAATTATCCAAAGATTACAATAAGCGAAGAAGGAGAAAAGTGGCTGGACAACGGACAGATGTGGATGTATAAGAATAATGTTGTTAAGCTTGCTGAGGAAATAGAAAACGGTGCACTTGTTGACATCGTAACAACCAAGGATCGCTATCTTGGAACCGGCTTTCTGTCCAGAAACAGTCATATCACTGTAAGAATACTGTCAAAGGATACAGCAGATACATTTGACAGAGCATTTTTCAAAGAAAGAATCCAATTTGCGTATGCGTTTCGCAAAACGCTGGAAAGTAAGAATATAACCAACTGCCGCCTGATTTTCGGAGAAGCCGATCAGCTTCCCGGTCTTACAGTGGATCGCTATAATGATATTCTGGTATCACAGATCAGCTCCTATGGACTGGAACAGCGAAAGGATATGCTGTATGAGGTGCTGCTGGAAGTATTAAGAGAAGACGGACAGGATGTAAAAGGAATTTACGAACGCAATGATATCAGGGTGCGTGCCAAGGAAGGTCTGCCTCTGGAAAAGGGATACTGGAAGCAGATGAAGCTGCCAACCACAACCATCATTGATGAAAACGGATTAAAGCTTCATGTGGATGTTGAAAACGGACAGAAGACCGGATATTTTCTGGATCAGAAAGCCAACCGTGTTCTGCTTCGTGAAATGGCACATGGAAAACGTGTCATGGATTGCTTTTCGCATACCGGCGGCTTTGCATTAAATGCGGCGTATGGAAATGCCAGTCAGGTTGTCGCTGTCGATGTATCGCAGACTGCATTGGATCAGGCATATGCCAATGCAAAGCTGAATCATCTTGAAAACAGGATTTCTTTTGTGAAAGCGGATGTGTTCAAATACCTGGATACCTGTAAAGAGGGACAGTTCGACATTATTGTGCTGGATCCCCCTGCCTTCACAAAATCCAGAAGAACGATTGACCATGCTTACAGCGGCTATAAACGCATTAACAAACAGGCTATGATGCTGTTGGGAAGAGGCGGCTATCTCATCACCTGCAGCTGTTCCCGTTTTATGGAAATAGAAAATTTTGAAAAGATGCTGCGTGAATCTGCACAGGAAGCAGGAGTCACCCTGAAGCAGGTATCCGTTACACAGCAGAATCATGACCATCCTATCCTATGGACAATGGAAGAAACCTCGTATCTGAAGTTTTATATTTTCCAGATTGTTTAA
- a CDS encoding metal-dependent hydrolase, translating to MNITYITHSCFLVELDSCYLLFDYYRGTLPRMKEDKPLYVFASHAHADHYSTRIFKLKHPSITWILSSDIAAAHPHIQVEAGKCYTVNELQLRTLASTDEGVAFLVTAEDNCIYHAGDLNWWDWGDEDTPQEHAEMKERYFRELQSIKGMHFDVAFLPVDPRLKERALKGARAFLQYASCNLLVPMHFWKDTAVFTWLRHSEIQNIEAMQLWLGFQELETFTKV from the coding sequence ATGAACATAACCTATATTACACACAGCTGCTTTCTGGTGGAGCTGGATAGCTGTTATCTGCTGTTTGACTATTACAGGGGCACGCTGCCGAGGATGAAAGAGGACAAGCCACTGTATGTGTTTGCCAGTCATGCGCATGCCGATCACTACAGCACCAGGATTTTTAAGCTGAAGCACCCGTCTATTACATGGATTTTATCCAGTGATATCGCAGCTGCGCATCCCCATATACAGGTGGAAGCAGGGAAGTGCTATACAGTGAATGAGCTGCAGCTGCGCACGCTTGCTTCTACGGATGAGGGTGTTGCCTTTCTGGTGACAGCTGAGGACAATTGCATCTATCACGCCGGTGATCTCAACTGGTGGGACTGGGGCGATGAAGATACGCCGCAGGAACATGCAGAGATGAAGGAGCGCTATTTCCGGGAGCTGCAAAGCATCAAAGGGATGCATTTTGACGTTGCCTTTCTACCGGTGGATCCCAGATTGAAGGAGCGTGCGCTGAAAGGAGCCCGGGCTTTTCTTCAATATGCCTCCTGCAATCTTCTGGTACCGATGCATTTCTGGAAGGATACTGCCGTCTTTACATGGCTGCGGCATTCAGAAATCCAGAACATAGAAGCCATGCAGCTCTGGCTGGGATTCCAGGAACTGGAAACGTTTACAAAAGTATAA
- the fumC gene encoding class II fumarate hydratase — translation MKTRMEHDSMGEIAVEEDKYWGAQTQRSYENFKIGDEKIPLSMICAFAHLKLACAKVNYELGRMEERKLDAIATACDEILCGRLDAHFPLSVWQTGSGTQSNMNVNEVIANRGNEIAREQLLHPNDDVNKGQSSNDTFPTAMHIAAIEALRKQLMPQLEEMIHALKRLEKENQHIIKIGRTHLQDATPLRFSQEISGWRGMLENNIDMLQKAIDSLRKLAIGGTAVGTGLNTPQGFGDLVCEKLSDQLATQFISDPNKFHALSAKDDICFAHGALKALAANCMKMANDVRWLASGPRCGLQEIRIPENEPGSSIMPGKVNPTQCEAMTMVAVQVMGNDAAIGFAASQGNFELNVFMPVIIYNFLQSITLLSDGLRSFRIHCVEGIRANEEKMAEYLQHSLMLVTALNPHIGYENAAKTAKKAYQDGISLKEACVALGFLSAEEFDAYVIAENMV, via the coding sequence ATGAAAACACGAATGGAACATGATTCCATGGGTGAAATCGCTGTGGAGGAAGATAAATACTGGGGAGCCCAGACACAGCGCAGCTATGAGAATTTCAAAATCGGGGATGAGAAAATCCCTCTGAGCATGATCTGTGCCTTTGCACATCTGAAGCTGGCCTGCGCAAAGGTCAACTATGAGCTTGGCCGTATGGAGGAGCGTAAGCTGGATGCGATTGCCACTGCCTGTGATGAGATTTTATGCGGCAGACTGGATGCCCACTTCCCACTTTCTGTCTGGCAGACAGGAAGTGGAACACAGAGCAATATGAATGTAAATGAGGTCATTGCCAATCGCGGAAATGAAATTGCAAGGGAACAGCTGCTGCATCCAAATGACGATGTGAATAAGGGACAAAGTTCCAATGACACGTTCCCTACTGCTATGCATATCGCAGCGATTGAAGCACTACGTAAACAGCTAATGCCCCAGCTGGAGGAAATGATTCATGCTTTAAAGCGTCTGGAAAAAGAGAATCAGCATATCATCAAAATCGGACGTACACACCTGCAGGATGCGACACCACTGCGCTTTTCACAGGAAATCAGCGGATGGAGAGGCATGCTGGAGAACAATATCGATATGCTGCAAAAGGCAATTGATTCCCTGCGTAAGCTTGCCATTGGAGGGACGGCAGTCGGCACCGGACTGAATACACCACAGGGATTCGGCGATCTCGTCTGTGAAAAGCTGAGCGATCAGCTGGCTACCCAATTTATCAGTGACCCGAACAAATTCCATGCTCTGTCTGCGAAGGATGATATCTGCTTCGCCCATGGTGCGCTGAAGGCACTGGCGGCAAACTGTATGAAGATGGCAAATGATGTACGCTGGCTGGCAAGCGGTCCGCGTTGTGGTCTGCAGGAAATTCGGATACCGGAAAATGAGCCAGGAAGCAGCATTATGCCGGGAAAGGTAAATCCGACACAATGTGAAGCGATGACCATGGTAGCCGTACAGGTCATGGGAAATGATGCGGCCATCGGCTTTGCGGCCAGTCAGGGAAATTTTGAGCTGAATGTCTTCATGCCGGTAATCATTTATAACTTCCTGCAATCCATCACCCTGCTCAGTGACGGTCTGCGCAGCTTCCGCATCCACTGTGTAGAGGGTATCCGGGCAAACGAAGAAAAAATGGCGGAATATCTGCAGCATTCACTGATGCTCGTTACTGCTCTGAATCCGCATATTGGCTATGAGAATGCCGCAAAAACAGCAAAAAAAGCCTATCAGGATGGGATATCCTTAAAAGAAGCCTGTGTGGCACTCGGCTTTTTGAGTGCGGAAGAATTTGATGCCTATGTCATAGCAGAAAACATGGTATAA
- a CDS encoding asparaginase: MKKILFLTTGGTIASSSSEEGLVPSLTSEEILHYLGEHHGDIEITCEDLLRLDSSNMQPEEWQLIARRIAEAKSGYDGIVLSHGTDTMAYTAGALSFMLRNLDIPLIITGSQLPLLHPLSDGVENIRVAFTAVCEDMQGVYVCFNRKIMLATRVVKVRTMNFDAFESVNIEPCGLVDARGLRINRQLLIHPTNAFALEDDLCKEVVLIKLIPGMNPLLFDKLAEMDIRGIVIEAFGAGGINFVRRDLISKLEEIVARGISVVVCSQCLYEYSDFSIYQTGQKVLQHGVIQGYDMTSEACVTKLMWALGKSTDTKEVKRIFETNYVNEITLT, translated from the coding sequence ATGAAAAAGATATTATTTTTAACAACCGGTGGAACCATCGCATCCAGCTCCAGTGAAGAAGGTCTGGTGCCATCCCTGACAAGCGAGGAAATTTTGCATTATCTCGGTGAGCATCATGGTGATATTGAAATAACCTGTGAGGATTTGCTGCGGCTGGACTCCAGTAACATGCAGCCGGAGGAATGGCAGCTGATTGCAAGGCGTATTGCAGAGGCGAAAAGCGGATATGACGGTATTGTTCTGAGTCATGGTACAGATACGATGGCCTATACAGCCGGGGCGCTTTCCTTCATGCTGCGCAATCTGGACATACCCCTGATCATAACAGGAAGTCAGCTGCCGCTGCTTCATCCGCTGAGTGACGGTGTGGAAAATATTCGTGTGGCATTTACCGCTGTATGTGAGGATATGCAAGGTGTTTATGTATGCTTTAACAGAAAAATTATGCTGGCAACACGTGTTGTTAAGGTTCGAACGATGAATTTCGACGCCTTTGAGAGTGTAAACATAGAGCCGTGCGGACTGGTGGATGCCAGAGGTCTGCGTATAAACAGGCAGCTGCTGATTCATCCAACGAATGCGTTTGCTTTAGAGGATGATCTGTGTAAGGAGGTCGTGCTGATTAAGCTGATACCGGGCATGAACCCGCTGCTGTTCGACAAGCTGGCGGAAATGGATATCCGCGGTATCGTCATCGAAGCCTTTGGTGCCGGTGGAATCAATTTTGTGCGTCGTGATTTGATCAGCAAGCTGGAAGAAATCGTCGCCCGCGGAATCAGTGTAGTCGTATGCAGTCAGTGTCTTTACGAATACAGTGACTTCTCTATCTATCAGACTGGTCAGAAGGTATTGCAGCACGGCGTGATTCAGGGCTATGATATGACAAGCGAGGCCTGTGTTACCAAGCTGATGTGGGCATTGGGAAAAAGTACGGATACAAAGGAAGTAAAGCGGATATTTGAAACCAATTATGTCAATGAGATAACATTGACATAG
- a CDS encoding metallophosphoesterase, whose protein sequence is MDKKRTAFANRICNEKSYLQMELLSDLHIAFPRQNEKLEAALEDIWKRKVRHVAICGDLTNNGYPFQMKQVLTQLQEFPIHILPALGNHDLYNLFSRTQNRIHPEYRKLLPRHAESIYFDRYVEGVHFYILNSERPSKNDMILTKKQVDWLLNGLKQDDKNKPVCIIAHQPLQDTHVMSEDHTGTQQHLQVDMLKDVHPHIIFISGHLHNSFALCEVLARRNLFLINLPSFVRIEHGDSQDQIGFHLRFYADFLYLRTRDYKNRRWIVSHEYILDMKTSEVISFDADLLPSAPL, encoded by the coding sequence ATGGATAAAAAAAGAACGGCCTTTGCCAATCGGATCTGCAACGAAAAAAGCTATCTGCAAATGGAGCTGCTGTCAGATTTGCACATCGCTTTCCCCAGACAGAATGAAAAGCTGGAAGCCGCATTGGAGGATATATGGAAGCGCAAGGTTCGCCATGTGGCAATTTGCGGTGATCTGACAAATAACGGCTATCCGTTTCAGATGAAACAGGTGCTTACGCAGCTGCAGGAATTCCCGATTCATATTCTGCCTGCATTGGGTAACCACGATCTCTATAATCTGTTTTCACGCACACAAAACCGCATTCATCCGGAATACCGGAAGCTGCTGCCACGACATGCGGAAAGTATTTATTTTGACCGGTATGTAGAAGGCGTCCATTTTTATATTTTGAATAGTGAGCGGCCAAGCAAGAACGATATGATTCTCACCAAAAAGCAGGTGGACTGGCTGTTAAACGGATTAAAGCAGGATGATAAAAACAAGCCGGTATGCATCATCGCACACCAGCCGCTGCAGGATACCCATGTTATGAGTGAAGATCATACCGGTACGCAGCAGCACCTGCAGGTGGACATGCTGAAGGATGTACATCCGCATATCATTTTCATCAGCGGACATCTGCACAACAGCTTCGCCCTATGCGAGGTTCTGGCAAGACGCAATCTGTTTTTGATCAATCTGCCTTCCTTCGTACGTATAGAGCACGGGGATTCACAGGATCAGATCGGTTTCCATCTTCGTTTTTATGCGGATTTTCTGTATCTGCGGACACGGGATTATAAAAACCGGCGCTGGATCGTTTCCCATGAATATATTCTCGATATGAAAACGAGTGAGGTCATCAGCTTTGATGCGGATCTTCTGCCATCAGCACCTTTGTAA
- a CDS encoding DUF1836 domain-containing protein, whose translation MMIEKRKAPAFHCPRWEELPDMDLYMDQVVTLLNEYLKPFHAKDQEKMVTSTMINNYVKHGIVSPPVKKKYTKNHVAYLMVVCILKMVYRMDEISKLIRVQIYKYPIDQAYNYFCAELECCLKCIFAHKKVHHAPSDDEGSLVVDLIRNTVQAVAYTIYVRHELEHPQIMIQEESDT comes from the coding sequence ATGATGATAGAGAAAAGAAAAGCACCGGCGTTTCATTGCCCCCGCTGGGAAGAACTGCCGGATATGGATTTATATATGGATCAGGTCGTAACCCTGTTAAATGAATATCTGAAGCCGTTTCATGCGAAGGATCAGGAAAAGATGGTAACCTCCACCATGATCAATAATTATGTGAAGCACGGAATCGTTTCCCCGCCCGTCAAAAAGAAATATACGAAGAACCACGTTGCCTATCTGATGGTGGTCTGTATCTTAAAGATGGTGTATCGCATGGATGAAATCAGCAAGCTGATTCGTGTGCAGATTTACAAATATCCCATTGATCAGGCATATAACTATTTCTGTGCTGAGCTGGAATGCTGTCTGAAATGCATTTTCGCCCATAAAAAAGTGCATCATGCGCCAAGTGATGATGAGGGAAGTCTTGTGGTCGACCTGATTCGTAATACCGTGCAGGCTGTGGCGTACACGATTTATGTACGGCACGAGCTGGAGCATCCCCAGATTATGATACAGGAGGAATCCGATACATAG